The segment tttaaatttcatttgtcCCGAAGAAAGGACAGGTCGtctaaaaaaattgacaatctAATTGTTCCtgttgttggtcattttagtgctttttagctcacctgagctgagagctcaagtgagcttttctgattgcctgttgtccgtcgtctgtccatctgtctgtaaacttcaattttttttacttcttctccagaaccactgagccaatttcaaccaaacttggcaaaaagcatcctttggtgaagtgCTTTCGTGtgtgtttaaatgaagggccatgcccccttcaaaagggagataaatacaaaaataggatggggtcatttaaaaatctttttctcaagaatctCTGGGCCataagagctgaaatttacatgaaaacttcccaacacagtgcagattcattcaagtttgttaaaatcatgacccctgagagtaggatggggccacaataggggatcaaaaattttacatacaaatatatggggaaatttttttaaaatcttctcaagaaccactgggccaaaaaagtttacctttacatgaaagctttctgacatagtgcagattcagttttttttaaatcatggctcccaggggtaggatggtgccacaataggggatcaaagttttacatacaagtatacatAGGGGAAATCTTCAGAAATCTTCTTGAACTtttgaagaatcactgggccagaaaagttcacatttacatgaaagcttcctatcatagtgaagattcaagtgtgttaaaAGCATGaccccccaggggtaggatgggccacagtaaggggtcaaagttttacatacaaatatatagggaaagtctttttaaaaaaattcttctcaagaaccattaggccagagaagtttacatttacatgaaagcttcctgacatagtgcagatttaagtttgcataaatcatggcctctgggaGTAGGTtcgggccacaatagagatcaaagttttacatgcgaatatttagggaaaatctttaaatatgggtcaagatgactcaggtgagcgatgtgatccatgggccttttgttatAATTCTTGTATTTAGCCCTGTATCCTCCACTTTGTGGACCCGACTCTTAGAGGTATTTGGGTGATGTTGGAACtcaatttatgtatatatattaaagtatCTTTTGTATAGATCTCTAGTTATGGCAAGTGTTGAGACACCAAATCTGGTTGAAGGAGGTATTGATGTTGGGAAATCAAACCTTTCTCAGACTGACACGAATCAAGAAAATGAAAATCCAAACATACCTGCAACTACCTCACAGACTGCTGAAACTCAAGACATACCACTGCAAGAAATTGGAAAAGAGAATTGTCAACGTCCTGCAGTGAATGGTGCATTTTCCATGGATGATGAAAACAAACAAGAAAGCATTCCACCAGTTACATACCATGACATAATTCCAGAGCTTCTGATGAGAGCAGAGACAAAAGATCATGCTCCCCAGTACTCTCGGTTTGGGTTAGTATCATACTACCTGAACTCATTTTAATAAGTCAAAACAAGGTGTGTGTTCTTTAGTACATGTAACAAGACTTTTTATAAAAGGCTGGGATTGCTATAGTGGCCTTTTGCAGTCCATTATAAATCTCTGATTGCACATGAGCAAATTATTGaaaatgtcaatgaaatattgcataattttctttaaaatttcatcTTGTTCTGTATTAGAAATTGGCTTTCTGCTCTGTCAGTGagttcaaatattattttgaatagCATTTGAACAATTGTACAATTAATGGCAAAACCTATTGCtatatgtacataaaaaggAAATATCCATCTTATTCTTTTCCTTCAAAATACATCCATATTGAAATAACTGATACTGAGTAATATATACAGTTTGCTAGTGCATGATAACGCATCACAAAACTTACACTTACACACTAGGAGTAAAATTTGCATATGTGTAAAATCTACACAGGTCTATGAGTAAAAAGGTGCATATTATGAACAGGGCTTAATTCATTTTCACAAATCAAGGCTGAATTGTACACTCCTCTCCCCTTTCACGTTTCAGCTGTGGCTTGCAACGATGGGCTCAATCATGTATAAGTTCATAACTCtatgtatgtaaatgtattgCTCGCACCTATTTTTATGataatcaaaatataatttttgaatagGATTTCTTGCAAGCTACATGTACTTTAGGGCCTTATTACAACCTGCTAGATGTTGCTTGAAAATCGTGCATATAAAATGGCACGTGATGTATAAAATTTCTCTGGCTTGATGTTTTAGAACACTGATTGAGAGAGCAAATGACTGGCTGAAGGAAAACCCGGGTCAGATGCTGTGGAAATGTGAGACTGTGATATTTAAACTCGGGACAGATGAAAATGTCAATACTGATGATGTTTATTTCATGGAGTCTGCTTATGGAACCAATGTATTCCTCATGGGTCTGAGGTCAGTGagatgaaataaacatgaatatcatttattgtctgatgtacactgtatatgacATCCTACAAGTCAGATTGAAATTGTTTCTGTAATATCTGTAGAATGAATCGAATTTGAATATCTAAAGATGGGATGCGAGAGgattgattttaatcagactgggcatgaAAGTGCACTGAACAGAACTCAGAACTTAATCTGCAGTCTTATGGAATGAagttaatttgtttttatcaacGAATACAATATTTCAGTCCATGTTACATGATTGGAATTCATAGAAATTAtcttcattccttataattcaGTGTAATCTTATTATTTCTGTCAACATAAAACTTTGAATTTGGTGTGAAGTGGAGCAATAATGTAATAGAAGCATACTTAAAATCCGTATTATAACATTTTCTGCTGTCAGACAATACAGctattcattttaaatgtatacagcctctcacctctgtcggtgcgggttcgaatcctgcttgcgccggtaagtgggaaagtttcccagtttactgtcggaaggtcggtggtactggtctcttcccaggtacattatatctgggttctctcttccaccaataaaaactgggcgccaccatataactgaaaaattgttgagtgtggcggaaacatcaatcaatcaatctaaagaATACCaataaaccaatcaaattgtCTGTTACCAGGGCACTGGAATCAAACTACAACTTATTCTactgaattaatattttaattagtatacattttatttcatataattgtaTAATTTCTCATCAGATGTCCTTAGGTAAGGTTTTTGGAATACATTGAATATATTGATATCATACACCACACACCCACACCATAAACTAGTCTCTTGTTTCCAGCTTTACATCTTAATATTCTCTAACTTTTATTTGCATTCATCAGTTCTTTTAAAAGTCTTATGATATATTTTCTGTACAtgtgtttatatacagtgtatttgtgAAGTGCTTTAAGAGAGTAATGTTATTATATAGGGCACGTACAATATGAATTATTATTGTCTCCCCTTCCCAGAGGGGGACCTaatgttttagtgtgaattcttcagAATAAAAGAATTTGGGGtgcattttttttcctttctttttttttccttttagtCCAGACCATATTTTTTTTGTCGTTTGACATGGGCCTTTGAGATTTGGTATGTTCACAACACGGCTTTcataattttccactttaagaTGATCCCtaaagaaatttttttctttaaattatgtaaaatggaaggggagacatcagttttagtgtgcttaAACAACTCTTCATAatgatgatattgttttcataattattttcaaaaggcTATGGCTTGTACCTAGACCCTCCCCAGACATTCCAGTGGAACAAATTGGTTACACATCAGCTTTACCCGGACGGCAAACTGCAATAATGCAAGGACAATATGAATCTTGTATTAACGTGTCACAAGGGATCAAGCTCACAGAGATGCTTGGAAATCTGAACAAACAGATTATGAAGAATCCCTTGCCAGGTATACGCAAATACAGATATAACATGGAGTGTTTTTGGTGATGACTGTTCAGTGCAATGGACTATGTAAAAATTTGGTTAAACAAAAGCAATGCCTACAAAACTAGGATTTATTTTAACCTCTCTGCATATCACCGAGGATTCACTTAAGCAAACAACTTGTTTTCTAGGAAACATTTTGAATGTGGAGACCATGGTTTATCGAATTTCAACTGACTTTGGAGAACCGCTGGCAGTGGATCCCGATCAAACGTGCTGGGCTGAAAATGGAGGAAAGGCTGCGGCCGCTATCCATGGCCTGAGGATCTACTTCATTATTGGAAAGCCCCAATACTGTACTATTGGTATGTAAGAAACAGAGAAATATTGTTTGGTGCACGTTTACAAtcaatatactgtaaatgtGTTGTATTTAGAGTGTTCAATATTTGGAGGAAATTGATTTTCAAACGGGTGGACCCGCAAAGTCGGCCCGGAGAATTCAGCTCGTCGGCGGGCAGCTGCTGCGTGACTCGAGATTTGATTTAGCATTTTCTAAAtgtgctatataaatatatatatatatatatatatatgcaagacATTTAGCATTGATTTAACGCAACTGCTTTCCATGAAAGGCACTAAACAGAATACACAGCTAAATATAATATGTCTACAGTACATATCACATACATGATTAATTCacataaatagaatacacagctaAATATAATATGTCTACAGTACATCTCACATACATGATTAATTCACATTTCATCCCACTGGTTTTGGTTCATTGTGTTGATgagattattgattgattgattgaatattgtttaacgtccctctcgagaatatttcactcatatggagacactGAATGTGACAGGCCTGCTTAAGCAGTGtgacaaatatttgaaaatcaaataaatgGCACCTGTTTAACATGCTTCATATTCTAgcatttttaaattgaaatattcatatttcaaatgtttttgccTTGGATGCCTCTACAAATTGCATTGATAGAGATTTTGTCATAAATGTACTGCAGTTGTTAACAATGCACATATAAATCTTAATAAAtgtagtacatctattttaacagatagaaattctgacaaaaatgaaaGCAGACTGTAAATatggaaataaatttcatttttaaaatacatgggTTTGAGCTGGAATGCTTCACATCAGCATACTGTACATGAAGTCCCATCATGTTTCATGAAGCATGCCAGCTTAAAGCCTCAGaattcataccctcatatattttcaaaaatgaaaaatatttaatacataACTTAAGTATTTTATATCGATAACTCAATGCACATAAGTAATTATCACTTTATTTTACCTTTGCAGAAACTCAATTAATGTGAAGCAAACCTTCATTCTTTTATTGTATTTAGGTTTCCATGATGAACAGCCAGACATATCTGAGAGCTCTTTTGGATCAACAATTAAGTTTTTGCCCTTCAGAAGGGTTGTTGCCAGAATGGGCATGTGGTTAAAGAAACAAAAGGTAATTTACTACTTGATAATTAAATTTCAGTTTAGGATGATAGACTTCCTCATAAAGTTATTTATTTTACCTTCACTGATTTTTCAATAGACCAGGgtatgacatttacttttttgagcactagaccagccGAGCTActttaaatgatttttgctagacctgaccttaaaTCCACTAGCcccgaccaactttccagaaactgatagtttctccatattcaaatgtaattaattcaaatgacaaacattaagtttgcatgaactaaaacgtacttaattgtctcaaaaaaaagagctttagtctcgtcattcagtttaatgctttcattttcaaatacattttctgtttctttaaattctacccaaCACGGAAGTTCTCTagttcatttaaaataaaatgatctcAACCGGTTTTGTTGAAgtctctatttcataagcccagctttgtttcttcccaaccttttactttttttctcttgggacatcttttcttgaggacgagaagttgtatttgaatatagagacattctCGCACAcatgtcaacaccgaaaaatggctgtttacgacataatttattaatttgataaacactttcttatatttgattcaaataaacttgttttttttttaaatgaaaataaattcatcttaaacataactttacacacattaacatcgagtagatgtcgtaaaacatcacttctgaccgcgacttatttattagaactaaaaatagagattgtgtCATCATGCGGCTTAAAATTGCTCTCAAACTCTACAGTTATTcttttttagttaagaataaaatatcttatggtttaaagtaaagtttcttgtatattttttcATCACGGCCAGTcagactagtaaatcgacattttacccgaccggacctatcatttagtagactcagtcAGTCGGAcatgccttagtgtcaaaccctgtagACAGAAGTAGATCGTTAGAAATTGTGGATTCCCAAGTATcattataaaataattaatttactTTAAAGCAATCAGTTTACAAAGCTAATTTTCTCCTTGAATTTAACGGATGCATTCAATAGGTGGGGTCTTCTGAGAATCACCTTAACATTCACTTCTGCATATATACCCAATGATAGATATAAACCTGTTGGCAGTAATATGCTGCCAAGATCAAATTGATCAACACAAGCAATTAAATTGCAAAAGTAAGGATTGAATAAACTAAGTTATCAAGACttgattcttttatttttgtcttcagttgtaacaatgaaaatttcagataTTAACTTCattgatgttttaaatttgtattgGTGTTATGAAATAGTTAAAGTAGAGAGAGAGTTAACCAAATTCCAGATTCCCAGGACTTTACCCCTTGCCATCACCTCAGGAACTAGTATTGATCTCTGGGAACCGGAATCCTGCCAACATTCTTAATGATATACGTAACTGTATAACAATTTTTAGTTTTTATGCCTCCTGTAATCTtcaactttaaccttggccataacttttgaatgactggagatggggctttcatatttcatatgtgtattccttgtgacaagacttttcttttggtaccaaaatttttgacctcaatatcttgaccttgaaaaactttaacctaatTTTTGAAGGTTAGTGAtatagctttcatatttcacatgtgcgTTCCTTGTGACAGAATATCTCCTTGGGTTAACCAGAATTACTTAGAAGCTGTACTGGAGcattagtgtttcacaaacacatcttgttttataaataGTCTGCGAAATCTCTCGGTTTAATCTGCAAGTGATGACATTGATCTGCTATTGTTTTTAGAACTTGAGAGTTTTGAATCTACAAAGCATCAGTGTGAAGTGTGTAATGGACTCAAAAGGTATGTTTATCTTTGTAGTTAACTTTTAAAGTAAATCTAGTACTGTATATAATCTTTCATTATATATCTCGAGACTTTATTTTGGCAATTTTATCAGAATTTTTAGAGTCCATGCAGAAAGTGCCACCCTGGtgatttcattcatatcaacTCCTTAATTTAAATCCACTTAAAAGCCATTCTTACAAGAATAGAGTTCTCATTTATAGAGTGTTTGATAGTATTTTGTGAAGTAATTTTTGAAGATCATGAATTAATGTGAAATATGCAAACAAATGTGAGCATTCATCTATTTATTTGTAGGTAGAAAATGAAAGTCCAAAAAAGTCATTTTATTTTCACAGGTTTTCTCAAAGTAGACCGAGAAGAGTGCACCACCCAGGAGCCAGCACACATCGAGACAAGATACTGCAAGATCCTCCGGACATTCTTCCAGGTCAACTCCACCAAATCAGATGAGGCCCCTTACAAGTCCCTTAATCTGTCCACACGCCTCTTTGTCCCAGTCAGGGTGTACGGACGCGATTTTGAATCCTGGTCCAAGACTATGATGAGGCTGACAAAATGGATGAACTACACAAGTAAGGAATGACATGATTTTAATGAAggaaaaaatgtgaaaagaaatatgtATGTATTATGTTATAGATGGCAAAAATATTAAGCAAATTTCTCTTTTAAGTAAATAGAGCCAAACttcatttcatataatattTGCTAagtagagatacatgtatatatgaataaaatctttaaaagtttcaaattcTTGTAAACTTGTTCATTTTACTTGAAAAAGAGGAATCCAATATTTTTTTGCCCACAGAGATTCCTCCGTTTGGTGTTGAGACTGTAAAGTACCAGATCTACATAGATGGCTACAACACGCCTGTTTTAGAGGATAAAGTCGACACATCCATCAGGCGAAATATGGGGCGTTACCAACTTTCTACAATCAGGTGGGTACACAAGCACTACAAACACTGTAGCTGATTAGAGTATGTAAACATTTCAGAAAAGACCAGCTACAGTTATTTATCTAGGGTAAAAAATTATCAGAGAagtatttaaaagaaaacatttggGTTCCTAATCATTTCCTGTACTTTGATTTGAAGGATGTACTTCCCTGCGGCGTATGAGGAACCACCCACAGAAGTGGCCCCTGAGGTGGACACCGGTTATTATGCTTCGTGGGGATGCTCCATTTCATAGAGTGACCAATCAGAGACTTTGACCTGAAAACCTACCCGTCCATCAATCACTGTGGTGGCTGAACTTGTGACCGTTCTTCAGAAAAAAGATTTCCAGTTTGTTATTACTTGTAATATTTTATGTGTTATGAATTAGAAAATTTACACATGGGTCTACACAAATTGAGAACTTGTGAAAATTGACTCACTGTTTCATGTCAGTTCCCATCTGTATCACAGCGTTAGTTCACACAGATTTGTATGTGTAAGAATTGACCAACCCCAGCCTTTCAGTTCCCCTTGTACTGCAGTTTCCATAATTGCATGTTTGTTGagtttattttcaatcaaattgtGGTAATGTTTATGTATTAAATCAAGCAGTATATGGGATACAAACTtacaatcaattttcaaaatgtttttatatgtaCAGTACTTAATTTGTCAGTTACTAAATAGAGTTTAGTTTATTATTTTGCCTTGTAATGTTTATATTCAATGTCATATAAAACTCCCAAGATCGGGTAGTTTTACTTCACAGAAATTGTGCAATGATGAGTGTTCAATATCATGTCCAGttaatataaatgatattaCATTCCTTCCCAGTAGGTTGAGAAGGCCATATTGTGCATAATGATAGTATTTTCCACGATCAtgtgtgatgtttatttcatgagaatgtgaacttttctgatctgTGTGCCACATGCTGTCTTTGTAATCATCGGCTTTgttaactttttacattttggacctcttctccagaaccaatcaaacttggcacaaattatCCTTAAATAAAGGGGATTCATGGGTCATTTTTTTGGCAGGGTGGATGGGttgttttgttgggtttttttatttcaaatgaaggcATATCTCCTTTCCAAGGGGGAAATAAGTTAGAAATAGTGATACTAGCTCCCATTTTGGTGTCGAAAATTTGTGTTGTAAAATTGTAATTACTatttaatgaaagaaaaaaatcaggtttataaaattttgttatcaatatatgtgttagaaaacctatccagaggCTCCGTATGAAGCCagattacattattgtcttcctgTACACAATTTTCCCCCTTTAtaatgctatatacatgtattcaatagaACCAAAATCTTTAgtttgataaaatcttcaatttcattttaattttatcaatgactatggTTAGAGTtgcatacaaaactatcataatagtACAATTTTACAACGAAATAAAATTTTCCGATTTAGAGCTACAACTTTAAAAATGTCCCTATGCACTATAAATTCAAATTTCCTGAACAGGGTTCTGTAGATCTCCACTCATATCAGTCTGAATTATTCAATGAGCTCAGGTAAGCATTGTGGCACATGGTCCCCATGacattacatgtactgtgtATTACACAGATTGTGAGATTAGTGTCAATCATACCATTTGACATAAATGTTATTTATCAACAACTACTTGGCCTAGgttgatttttgttgtttacattatgtaTTTTTCTCTTTATCCAACATTTTAACTTTAcagatttttataatttatCTCTGTTTGTAGATGTATTTGATATTGTAAGTGATGTTTACAAAACTGTGCAGAGTGCAGTATGTGTATCAGTACTAACACGAAATGCAAAAGTTgatattcaataatttattaaattattaatAATATGTTATTTTTCCGTCCATATCATACTTAGTTTGATGTGTATAATGATCTGATCTTCATATGTACATTTTTCTTcacataaataaaaacattttccttttATTGAGTGGTATTGTTATGATTTTATCCCTGTTGTACTAATGTAAAACAACTAAAAATGTCATTACATTTCACTTCCACTTGACTGACTTTCTAGAGTGGATCACGCGTATGGCTAGTgctttcttttttcaaaaaatcatatgCATATTTCTTATCAGAGACataaacaaaagagatagtttaagtctacactacatgaggatgttTGCATTATATTactttgtggttcttgagaagattttaaaagaatttttctttaaatgttcTTTAAAAGGTTTTAaaccccaattgtggccccaccccGGCCAGGGCAAGCATGGTTTGATGGTTATgagaaattatttttagaaatgtgtaaatcaaacaatttattgattgtaaacGGACGATTTGGGGATAATATCCCCGGAAAAGTTACGTGAAAGGTTCAAGTACTG is part of the Ostrea edulis chromosome 2, xbOstEdul1.1, whole genome shotgun sequence genome and harbors:
- the LOC125680559 gene encoding uncharacterized protein LOC125680559, producing MASVETPNLVEGGIDVGKSNLSQTDTNQENENPNIPATTSQTAETQDIPLQEIGKENCQRPAVNGAFSMDDENKQESIPPVTYHDIIPELLMRAETKDHAPQYSRFGTLIERANDWLKENPGQMLWKCETVIFKLGTDENVNTDDVYFMESAYGTNVFLMGLRLWLVPRPSPDIPVEQIGYTSALPGRQTAIMQGQYESCINVSQGIKLTEMLGNLNKQIMKNPLPGNILNVETMVYRISTDFGEPLAVDPDQTCWAENGGKAAAAIHGLRIYFIIGKPQYCTIGFHDEQPDISESSFGSTIKFLPFRRVVARMGMWLKKQKNLRVLNLQSISVKCVMDSKGFLKVDREECTTQEPAHIETRYCKILRTFFQVNSTKSDEAPYKSLNLSTRLFVPVRVYGRDFESWSKTMMRLTKWMNYTKIPPFGVETVKYQIYIDGYNTPVLEDKVDTSIRRNMGRYQLSTIRMYFPAAYEEPPTEVAPEVDTGYYASWGCSIS